The Deltaproteobacteria bacterium DNA window TCGCTCATAGAGCCACTGCTCATGGCCTTTCTCGGTATCGTCGTGGGCGGGCTCGTCATAGCGCTCTATCTTCCCATATTCCAGCTCGCCGGAGCGGCCGGCGGATGACGGCGCTCTCCTCGCCGGCGCGGTCCTGAACCGGATATGAGCGAAAGCAAGGAAACGAGAGTCCTGCGGCGAAGGCTCCTGGCCATGATGGTCTTCAGGGTCGCCGTGGCCTTCGTCTTCCTCGGCGTGACCGTCTGGTTCCAGATGCGCCTGGGCCAGAGCGCCCAGCCCAACTTCTACCCCCTCTATTCGGTCGTGTCGGCCATAGGCGTGCTCACCATCCTCTACGCCCTGAGCCTGGCATGGGTCGCCAACCTCAAGTTCTTCACCTTCATCCAGGTGACGGTGGACGTATTCCTCGTCACCGTCATAGTCTTCGTCACCGGCGGCATAGAGAGCTACCTGCCCATGCTCTACACGCTGGCCGTCATCGGCGGGGCCATACTGCTCGGCATGCGCGGCGGCTTCTACGCGGCCTCGCTCGCCTCCATGGCCTTCGGCGCCGTCATCCTCCTCGACTTCTACGAGCTGCTTCCCGAGTGGTACAAGGTCCTCTGGTCGCCGGCGCAGCCTTCGTGGGGCAACGTGGCCACCACCTACACGACCAACGTCATCGCCTACTTCACGGTGGCCTACCTCTCGGGCTATCTGGCCGAGAGCACGGCGAGGGTGGAGCGCGAGCTCGTGGAAAAGGAGATAGACTACGAGAGGCTCGAGGCCCTCAACCGCCGCATAGTGGAGAACATCACAAGCGGCATAATGACGCTCGACGAGCAGGGCAGGATAACGTCCTTCAACAACGCGGCCGTGGCCGCCACGGGACTCGAGCTGCGCGCCGTCTACTACCGTCACGTGAGCGAGGTCTTTCCCGGCCTCCTATCGGGCGAGGACGGCGCACCCATAGTGTCGGGCAGGACCGAAAAGACCTTCTGTCTCGGCGACGGCGTGGAGCGCTACCTGGGCTTCAACATATCCCCCGGTCCAGGCGACGAGGTGAGCAAGATCATCATCTTCCAGGACCTCACCAAGCTCAAGGCCCTGGAGGAACAGCTTCGCAGGGCCGACCGCCTCA harbors:
- a CDS encoding PAS domain S-box protein; translation: MSESKETRVLRRRLLAMMVFRVAVAFVFLGVTVWFQMRLGQSAQPNFYPLYSVVSAIGVLTILYALSLAWVANLKFFTFIQVTVDVFLVTVIVFVTGGIESYLPMLYTLAVIGGAILLGMRGGFYAASLASMAFGAVILLDFYELLPEWYKVLWSPAQPSWGNVATTYTTNVIAYFTVAYLSGYLAESTARVERELVEKEIDYERLEALNRRIVENITSGIMTLDEQGRITSFNNAAVAATGLELRAVYYRHVSEVFPGLLSGEDGAPIVSGRTEKTFCLGDGVERYLGFNISPGPGDEVSKIIIFQDLTKLKALEEQLRRADRLKALGELSAAIAHEIRNPLASISGSIQVLREELDLTSDDAHLMEIVLRETERLNSLITDFLLFARPVHCRKEEVDICEVVGETIDVFRNSPDARHIDIRSSVCRNLRVRGDTRQISQVFWNLLVNAAQAVEGEGVVEVSARAVTAGGREAAVAAGDGRAPSGFVEISIRDTGRGMSAETAESIFDPFFSTKDGGTGLGLAIVHRIVESHGGTIDVASTPGEGTEFKVRFPLVEEYVSSSVA